From a single Glycine soja cultivar W05 chromosome 19, ASM419377v2, whole genome shotgun sequence genomic region:
- the LOC114399822 gene encoding pectinesterase-like produces MSGKVIISAVSLILVVGVAIGVVVAVNKKGEDPTLQSQQKSVGVICQNTDDQKLCHETLSSVKGMDTADPKAYIAKAVKATMDSVTRAFNMSDRLSTEYGGNDNGTKMALDDCKDLLQSAIESLQLSIDMVHNNNLQAVHNQQADFKNWLSAVISYQQACMEGFDDGKEGEKKIKEQFHTETLDNVQKLTGITLDIVSGLSNILEKFGLKFNLKPASRRLLGKDGLPTWFSAADRKLLGRGWRSRVKPNVVVAQDGTGQFKTVADAIASYPKDNKGRYIIYVKAGVYDEYITVPKSSKNILMYGDGPAKTIITGRKNFVDGVKTMQTATFANTAEGFIAKAMTFQNTAGAEGHQAVAFRNQGDMSALVGCHILGYQDTLYVQTNRQFYRNCVISGTVDFIFGTSSTVIQHSVIIVRKPLDNQFNTVTADGTSQKNMATGIVIQGCNIVPEAELFPTRFQVKSYLGRPWKQFSRTVVMESTVGDFLHPEGWCPWAGEHFEDTLYYAEYNNDGPGANVNGRIKWKGYRGLISREEATQFTPAQFLQAGANGGSDWLKALRVPHALSFMKA; encoded by the exons ATGTCTGGAAAGGTAATTATCTCGGCTGTTTCTCTCATCCTGGTGGTTGGAGTGGCCATAGGTGTGGTGGTGGCCGTCAACAAGAAGGGCGAGGATCCCACACTTCAATCTCAACAAAAATCAGTAGGGGTTATCTGCCAAAACACTGATGACCAGAAGCTCTGCCACGAAACCCTAAGCTCCGTGAAGGGCATGGACACCGCTGATCCAAAGGCTTACATCGCCAAGGCGGTGAAAGCCACCATGGACAGCGTGACCAGGGCCTTCAACATGAGTGATAGGCTCAGTACCGAGTACGGAGGCAACGATAACGGAACCAAGATGGCCCTTGATGATTGCAAGGACCTCTTGCAATCCGCTATCGAGAGCCTCCAACTCAGCATTGACATGGTTCACAACAACAACTTGCAGGCCGTGCATAACCAACAGGCTGACTTCAAGAACTGGCTCAGCGCTGTTATCTCGTACCAACAGGCCTGCATGGAGGGTTTTGACGATGGCAAAGAAGGTGAGAAGAAGATCAAGGAGCAGTTTCATACCGAGACCTTGGACAATGTTCAGAAACTCACTGGCATCACCCTTGACATTGTGAGTGGTTTGTCCAACATCCTCGAGAAGTTCGGGTTGAAGTTTAATCTTAAACCCGCGTCTCGCCGTCTTCTCGGCAAGGATGGGTTGCCCACTTGGTTCTCTGCTGCTGATCGTAAGCTTTTGGGTCGTGGATGGAGATCACGTGTCAAGCCCAATGTTGTGGTTGCCCAGGATGGCACTGGTCAGTTCAAAACCGTTGCCGATGCTATTGCTTCCTACCCAAAGGATAACAAAGGTAGATACATTATCTACGTTAAGGCTGGTGTCTATGACGAGTACATCACCGTTCCCAAGAGTTCAAAGAACATTCTCATGTACGGTGATGGCCCTGCTAAGACCATCATCACCGGTCGCAAGAACTTCGTCGATGGTGTCAAGACCATGCAAACTGCCACTTTCG CCAACACTGCAGAAGGGTTCATTGCCAAGGCAATGACATTCCAGAACACTGCCGGTGCTGAGGGACACCAAGCCGTTGCATTCAGGAACCAAGGAGACATGTCCGCTCTCGTTGGTTGCCACATCTTGGGTTACCAAGACACCTTGTACGTCCAGACCAACAGGCAATTCTACCGCAACTGCGTCATCTCCGGCACAGTCGACTTCATCTTCGGCACCTCCTCCACCGTGATCCAGCACTCCGTTATCATCGTGAGGAAGCCCCTGGACAACCAGTTCAACACAGTCACCGCCGACGGAACATCCCAGAAGAACATGGCTACAGGAATCGTGATCCAGGGTTGCAACATCGTCCCAGAAGCCGAACTTTTCCCTACAAGGTTCCAAGTGAAGTCATACCTTGGAAGGCCATGGAAGCAATTCTCAAGGACGGTTGTGATGGAATCCACCGTGGGTGACTTCCTTCACCCCGAAGGATGGTGCCCATGGGCCGGTGAACACTTCGAAGACACCTTGTACTATGCTGAATACAACAACGATGGACCTGGTGCCAACGTTAACGGAAGGATCAAGTGGAAGGGTTACCGTGGTCTTATTAGCCGCGAAGAAGCTACCCAATTCACCCCTGCCCAGTTCCTACAGGCTGGAGCCAACGGTGGAAGCGACTGGTTGAAAGCTCTCCGTGTTCCTCACGCACTTAGCTTCATGAAGGCTTAA
- the LOC114400859 gene encoding two-pore potassium channel 5-like isoform X1, whose amino-acid sequence MFSFLLLFSAMEDEPFLTTTSQPIADCLLPSSKSFNDVTTTRARDVAAAAAEEIQSEQQQPPKKKKLSRCKTAPAMVTMRDLKPKTPQLPKPQSSSIIRQGMWLLAVYLSIGVVIYSFNRDRFSGIETHPVVDALYFCIVTMCTIGYGDIAPLTPFTKIFACAFVLVGFGFIDILLSGLVNFVLDLQENMILTGLQMGASEREGFSARNYIVDVAKGRMRIRLKVGLALGVVVMCIGIGSLVLYFVEGLDWVDSIYLSVMSVTTVGYGDRAFKTLPGRLFAAIWLLFSTLMVARAFLYLAEARIDRRHRRMAKKVLHREITVQDLLAADINNTGFISKSEYVIFMLKEMGKIQEKDVLQICDQFRKLDPSNCGKITLPHLLGGSL is encoded by the exons ATgttctctttccttcttttgttttctgccaTGGAAGACGAGCCATTTCTCACTACCACTTCCCAACCCATCGCCGATTGCCTTCTTCCATCTTCCAAGTCCTTCAACGACGTCACCACCACACGCGCGCGTGAcgtcgccgccgccgccgccgagGAGATTCAATCcgaacaacaacaacctcccAAGAAGAAAAAACTGAGCCGCTGCAAGACGGCACCTGCGATGGTCACCATGCGAGACCTCAAACCTAAGACACCCCAACTCCCCAAACCTCAATCAAGTTCCATAATTCGACAAGGCATGTGGTTACTCGCCGTGTACCTCTCCATAGGAGTAGTCATATACTCCTTCAACAGGGACCGTTTTTCCGGCATCGAAACACACCCTGTGGTCGACGCACTCTACTTTTGTATAGTCACCATGTGTACCATAGGTTACGGAGACATAGCGCCGTTAACCCCATTCACCAAAATCTTCGCTTGCGCTTTTGTGTTGGTGGGGTTTGGGTTCATAGACATACTCCTCAGCGGGCTCGTGAACTTCGTATTGGATTTGCAAGAGAACATGATCCTAACGGGTCTGCAAATGGGTGCGAGTGAAAGGGAAGGTTTTTCTGCTCGGAATTACATCGTTGATGTGGCGAAGGGAAGGATGAGGATCAGGTTGAAGGTTGGTTTGGCGCTTGGGGTTGTGGTGATGTGTATTGGGATTGGGAGTTTGGTGTTGTACTTTGTGGAAGGGTTGGATTGGGTTGATTCGATTTACTTGTCGGTTATGTCTGTCACAACGGTTGGGTATGGGGACCGAGCCTTTAAGACGCTTCCTGGTCGTTTGTTTGCGGCTATTTGGTTGCTCTTTTCTACTCTCATGGTGGCTCGGGCTTTTCTCTATTTGGCTGAGGCTAGAATCGATAGAAGGCATCGGAGAATGGCTAAGAAGGTTTTGCATAGGGAAATTACCGTCCAGGATTTGCTTGCTGCTGATATCAACAACACTGGTTTCATTAg CAAGTCAGAGTATGTAATCTTCATGCTGAAAGAGATGGGTAAAATACAGGAAAAAGATGTGTTGCAAATTTGTGACCAATTCAGGAAGCTTGACCCCTCTAACTGTGGGAAGATAACACTACCTCATCTCTTGGGGGGCAGTTTATGA
- the LOC114399161 gene encoding pentatricopeptide repeat-containing protein At4g02750-like, which translates to MRCVNRLLSRTPCSFPRNMCTVTSAKLNYMIDAYIQGNNINNARKLFDENPSSRNLVSWNMMMTGYVKHHQIQYAQYLFDQMPFKDTVSWNIMLSGFHRITNSDGLYRCFLQMGRAGVPPDDYTVSTLLRAVISTELDVLIPQLHARALHLALNLSVFVGSSLIRAYASLRDEEAFKQAFDDILGKDVTSWNALVSGYMEVGSMDDAQTTFDMMMPEKNIISWTTLVNGYIRNKRINKARSVFNKMSERNVVSWTAMISGYVQNKRFMDALNLFLLMFNSGTCPNHFTFSSVLDACAGCSSLLTGMQVHLCVIKSGIPEDVISLTSLVDMYAKCGDMDAAFRVFESIPNKNLVSWNSIIGGCARNGIATRALEEFDRMKKAGVTPDEVTFVNVLSACVHAGLVEEGEKHFTSMLTKYEIQAEMEHYTCMVDLYGRAGQFDEALKSIKNMPFEPDVVLWGALLAACGLHSNLEIGVYAAERIRKLESDHPVSYSILSKIQGEKGIWSSVNELRDMMKERQVKKQKASSKLFL; encoded by the coding sequence ATGCGTTGCGTGAATAGATTATTGTCGCGGACGCCATGTTCCTTCCCCCGCAACATGTGTACGGTTACATCCGCAAAGCTTAACTACATGATCGACGCTTACATACAAGGCAACAACATAAACAATGCTCGAAAACTGTTTGACGAAAACCCCTCGTCCCGCAACCTCGTATCCTGGAACATGATGATGACTGGTTACGTCAAACACCATCAAATTCAATATGCCCAGTACCTGTTCGATCAAATGCCCTTCAAAGACACGGTTTCTTGGAATATCATGCTCTCTGGTTTTCACAGAATCACAAACTCTGATGGGTTGTACCGCTGTTTCTTGCAAATGGGAAGAGCTGGTGTGCCCCCCGATGACTATACCGTCTCCACATTGCTCAGAGCGGTTATAAGCACCGAGTTAGATGTTTTGATCCCCCAGCTTCACGCTCGAGCGCTGCATTTAGCACTTAACTTGAGTGTGTTTGTTGGGTCTTCGTTGATCAGAGCTTATGCCAGTTTAAGAGACGAGGAGGCTTTTAAGCAAGCGTTTGATGATATATTGGGGAAAGATGTCACGTCTTGGAATGCTTTGGTTTCTGGTTATATGGAAGTGGGAAGTATGGATGATGCTCAAACAACCTTTGATATGATGATGCCTGAGAAAAACATAATTTCATGGACTACTTTGGTGAATGGTTATATCAGGAACAAGAGGATAAACAAAGCAAGGTCtgtttttaacaaaatgagCGAGAGGAATGTGGTGTCTTGGACGGCAATGATTAGTGGGTATGTGCAAAATAAGAGATTTATGGATGCTTTGAATCTTTTTCTTCTGATGTTTAATTCGGGAACTTGTCCCAATCATTTCACGTTCTCAAGTGTGTTGGACGCATGTGCTGGTTGTTCATCCCTTTTGACAGGAATGCAGGTGCACCTGTGCGTTATCAAGTCTGGCATACCAGAGGATGTCATCTCATTGACCTCGCTTGTGGATATGTATGCAAAATGCGGGGATATGGATGCAGCATTTCGTGTTTTTGAGTCCATTCCGAATAAGAATTTGGTGTCATGGAATTCAATAATTGGTGGCTGTGCCAGGAATGGAATAGCTACCCGAGCACTGGAGGAGTTTGATAGGATGAAAAAAGCTGGTGTTACACCAGATGAAGTTACTTTTGTAAATGTGTTGTCAGCGTGTGTGCATGCAGGTCTTGTTGAAGAAGGTGAAAAGCACTTTACTTCTATGTTGACCAAGTATGAAATCCAAGCAGAGATGGAGCACTATACTTGCATGGTGGACCTCTATGGAAGGGCAGGGCAATTTGATGAAGCTTTAAAGTCGATCAAGAATATGCCATTTGAGCCTGACGTGGTGTTGTGGGGTGCGCTGCTTGCAGCTTGTGGCCTGCATTCAAATTTAGAAATTGGAGTGTATGCTGCAGAGAGGATCCGCAAACTGGAGAGCGATCATCCTGTTTCCTACTCAATTCTTTCAAAGATCCAAGGTGAGAAAGGAATATGGAGCAGTGTAAATGAATTGAGGGACATGATGAAGGAGAGACAAGTCAAAAAGCAGAAGGCATCGAGTAAGCTCTTTCTGTAA
- the LOC114400859 gene encoding two-pore potassium channel 5-like isoform X2: MFSFLLLFSAMEDEPFLTTTSQPIADCLLPSSKSFNDVTTTRARDVAAAAAEEIQSEQQQPPKKKKLSRCKTAPAMVTMRDLKPKTPQLPKPQSSSIIRQGMWLLAVYLSIGVVIYSFNRDRFSGIETHPVVDALYFCIVTMCTIGYGDIAPLTPFTKIFACAFVLVGFGFIDILLSGLVNFVLDLQENMILTGLQMGASEREGFSARNYIVDVAKGRMRIRLKVGLALGVVVMCIGIGSLVLYFVEGLDWVDSIYLSVMSVTTVGYGDRAFKTLPGRLFAAIWLLFSTLMVARAFLYLAEARIDRRHRRMAKKVLHREITVQDLLAADINNTGFIRYQYHHHFSSNLFLLLSCLTL, from the exons ATgttctctttccttcttttgttttctgccaTGGAAGACGAGCCATTTCTCACTACCACTTCCCAACCCATCGCCGATTGCCTTCTTCCATCTTCCAAGTCCTTCAACGACGTCACCACCACACGCGCGCGTGAcgtcgccgccgccgccgccgagGAGATTCAATCcgaacaacaacaacctcccAAGAAGAAAAAACTGAGCCGCTGCAAGACGGCACCTGCGATGGTCACCATGCGAGACCTCAAACCTAAGACACCCCAACTCCCCAAACCTCAATCAAGTTCCATAATTCGACAAGGCATGTGGTTACTCGCCGTGTACCTCTCCATAGGAGTAGTCATATACTCCTTCAACAGGGACCGTTTTTCCGGCATCGAAACACACCCTGTGGTCGACGCACTCTACTTTTGTATAGTCACCATGTGTACCATAGGTTACGGAGACATAGCGCCGTTAACCCCATTCACCAAAATCTTCGCTTGCGCTTTTGTGTTGGTGGGGTTTGGGTTCATAGACATACTCCTCAGCGGGCTCGTGAACTTCGTATTGGATTTGCAAGAGAACATGATCCTAACGGGTCTGCAAATGGGTGCGAGTGAAAGGGAAGGTTTTTCTGCTCGGAATTACATCGTTGATGTGGCGAAGGGAAGGATGAGGATCAGGTTGAAGGTTGGTTTGGCGCTTGGGGTTGTGGTGATGTGTATTGGGATTGGGAGTTTGGTGTTGTACTTTGTGGAAGGGTTGGATTGGGTTGATTCGATTTACTTGTCGGTTATGTCTGTCACAACGGTTGGGTATGGGGACCGAGCCTTTAAGACGCTTCCTGGTCGTTTGTTTGCGGCTATTTGGTTGCTCTTTTCTACTCTCATGGTGGCTCGGGCTTTTCTCTATTTGGCTGAGGCTAGAATCGATAGAAGGCATCGGAGAATGGCTAAGAAGGTTTTGCATAGGGAAATTACCGTCCAGGATTTGCTTGCTGCTGATATCAACAACACTGGTTTCATTAggtatcaatatcatcatcactTTAGCTCCAATCTTTTCCTGCTcttgt CATGTCTAACATTGTAA
- the LOC114400811 gene encoding acyl transferase 4-like — MAMSVIRTKGGLVKPAEETPLSTVLDLSAIDRLPVLRCNARTLHVFKHGGPEAPRVIREALSKALVPYYPLAGRLKESKPGCLQIECSGDGVWYVQASSDSTLHSVNFFDDVHSIPYDHLLPDAIPETQCIDPLVQMQVTQFGCGGFVIGLIFCHSICDGLGAAQFLNAIGELARGLEKLSIEPVWNRDFFPSPQTPQETALPPTPPTMPDYKLEPANIDMPMDRINSVKREFQLATGLNCSAFEIVAAACWTTRTKAIDQFEANTELKLVFFANCRHLLDPPLPNGFYGNCFFPVTITASCESLRNATIVGVVKLIKEAKAKLPVEFDKYLKGEHLKNGEDPFAPPLTYTTLFVSEWGKLGFNHVDYLWGPPVHVVPIQGSSIIPVAIVGSLPLPNRGIRLMTWCVEEAHRLPFLHHMHGVVNHVSGRIIK, encoded by the exons ATGGCAATGTCCGTGATAAGAACAAAAGGAGGCCTAGTTAAGCCAGCAGAGGAGACTCCCTTGAGCACAGTTCTGGACCTATCAGCCATCGATAGATTACCTGTTCTAAGATGCAATGCGAGAACCTTGCACGTGTTCAAACACGGTGGTCCTGAAGCGCCAAGGGTCATAAGAGAGGCCTTGTCCAAAGCACTGGTTCCGTATTACCCTCTTGCAGGAAGACTCAAAGAATCCAAACCAGGGTGCCTTCAAATTGAATGCTCTGGTGACGGCGTGTGGTATGTTCAAGCATCTTCTGATTCCACCCTTCACTCTGTCAATTTCTTTGATGATGTTCACTCTATTCCTTATGATCATCTTCTTCCTGATGCTATTCCTGAGACCCAATGCATCGACCCCCTCGTGCAAATGCAG GTAACACAATTTGGTTGCGGGGGTTTCGTGATAGGCCTCATATTCTGCCATAGCATATGCGATGGTCTTGGTGCTGCACAGTTTCTAAATGCAATCGGGGAACTAGCAAGGGGACTCGAAAAACTCAGCATTGAGCCAGTGTGGAACAGAGACTTCTTTCCATCTCCTCAAACACCCCAAGAAACTGCATTGCCACCAACACCACCTACAATGCCAGATTACAAGCTAGAACCTGCCAACATAGATATGCCCATGGATCGAATCAACAGTGTGAAGCGAGAATTTCAACTAGCAACTGGACTCAATTGCTCAGCCTTCGAGATTGTAGCTGCAGCATGTTGGACCACTAGAACAAAGGCCATTGATCAATTCGAGGCCAACACTGAATTGAAGTTAGTGTTCTTTGCAAATTGTCGCCACCTCTTGGACCCTCCCCTACCCAATGGTTTCTACGGCAATTGTTTCTTCCCAGTGACAATCACAGCTTCGTGTGAGTCACTTAGAAATGCTACAATTGTTGGTGTGGTGAAGCTGATAAAAGAAGCCAAGGCCAAGTTGCCCGTGGAATTTGACAAGTACTTGAAGGGTGAGCATTTGAAAAACGGAGAGGACCCTTTTGCGCCTCCGCTCACATACACCACTCTCTTTGTATCTGAGTGGGGGAAGTTGGGATTCAACCACGTGGACTACCTGTGGGGCCCACCCGTCCACGTGGTTCCCATTCAAGGATCCAGCATCATACCTGTGGCCATTGTGGGGTCCCTGCCCCTTCCCAACAGAGGGATTCGTTTGATGACGTGGTGCGTGGAGGAGGCACATCGCCTTCCTTTTCTTCATCACATGCATGGTGTCGTGAATCATGTAAGCGGAAGAATAATTAAATGA
- the LOC114399008 gene encoding protein RADIALIS-like 3 — MDDFAKSLCGWSWEENKLFELALAAVDEQHPERWEVVAAMVGGEKSAGDVQEHYVILLEDLLVIESGKLDNTLGEVMPVVLVECKESMCLSHDDTSS, encoded by the coding sequence ATGGATGATTTTGCTAAGAGTTTGTGTGGATGGAGTTGGGAGGAGAACAAGTTGTTTGAGCTAGCTTTGGCAGCGGTGGATGAGCAACACCCTGAACGGTGGGAAGTGGTTGCAGCCATGGTTGGAGGAGAAAAAAGTGCTGGAGATGTTCAAGAACATTATGTGATCCTTCTGGAGGATTTACTCGTTATAGAATCTGGAAAATTGGACAATACACTTGGAGAAGTTATGCCTGTTGTCCTTGTTGAGTGTAAGGAGTCCATGTGCTTGTCCCATGATGATACAAGCTCGTAA
- the LOC114400812 gene encoding PSME3-interacting protein-like — translation MDEDSDRPIRIMNFVSEDQLVEAKKTRGERVEDGTAQRDRPLYEILKENKDKKDAEFNERFKHRPPKALDEDETEFLDTYETTRREYERQVADEEAQQIRSFQAAVEAQSNIVHEVKEKTPLPVVQEQKSAGKKNPASGPLGMIIKVKPQAKKAKVDQGNAEEISKAGNTPVNDKSKSLETVQPLNGEADKSQVVALTGLVSYSDESDEDL, via the exons ATGGATGAAGATTCGGATCGTCCTATCAGGATTATGAACTTCGTCTCCGAAGACCAA TTGGTAGAAGCTAAAAAAACAAGAGGTGAACGAGTTGAAGACGGCACTGCCCAGAGGGATAGACCTCTCTACGAG ATTCTAAAGGAGAATAAGGATAAAAAAGATGCGGAATTTAATGAAAGGTTCAAGCACA GACCTCCTAAAGCTTTAGACGAAGATGAGACTGAGTTTCTTGATACTTATGAAACA ACAAGAAGGGAATATGAACGACAAGTGGCAGATGAGGAAGCCCAACAAATCCGAAGCTTTCAA GCAGCGGTGGAAGCACAGTCCAACATCGTGCATGAAGTAAAGGAAAAAACTCCATTACCTGTCGTCCAG GAACAGAAGTCTGCTGGAAAGAAGAATCCAGCCTCTGGCCCATTAGGCATGATTATAAAAGTCAAGCCTCAAGCTAAAAAAGCCAAGGTGGATCAAGGAAATGCTGAGGAAATTTCAAAGGCAGGAAACACTCCTGTGAATGATAAGAGTAAGTCGTTGGAAACAGTACAGCCATTGAATGGTGAAGCTGATAAGTCCCAAGTTGTTGCCCTAACTGGCCTTGTTTCGTACAGTGACGAAAGTGACGAGGACttgtaa